From Sphingomonas bisphenolicum, one genomic window encodes:
- a CDS encoding aminotransferase class V-fold PLP-dependent enzyme gives MTLSRRQALGAAIAAPLAAQAARASATTPSLPDKASFAPTPIAYLDSASTHPISLGARAAMDAYVAARTLDPAAAALRPVDRAATIAKFARLVNADPDELCWVQSTTMGEQAVLRALGFPHRSGRIVTDTLHFYAGFPMYQELAKQGVDVAWVQARDGRIDMNDMAKAITPGTTLVSLSLVSTYNGFQHDLKAVCDLAHAAGALVYADIIHAAGAIPVDLHAGSVDFAACATYKWLMGDFGLGFLYARRGVLDALPLADFGYYGFAAPGAPPGIALSPPQTHVYPMDPPGNEPVSYAIRPGTLGHFGTGTYAQAVVAAIDHGLDHIATLTVPAIQAHAQSLIAPLRDGLSAKGYRLITPPGTTTPLLTALLPNAKTRLADPLAKAQVRISLHDHHFRIAPSIFNDRADVDRLLAALPRA, from the coding sequence ATGACGCTCAGCCGCCGTCAGGCCTTGGGCGCGGCGATCGCCGCCCCGCTGGCGGCGCAAGCGGCCCGCGCCAGCGCGACCACGCCCAGCCTGCCCGACAAGGCAAGCTTCGCGCCCACGCCGATCGCCTATCTCGACAGCGCCTCCACCCATCCAATCAGCCTCGGCGCGCGCGCGGCGATGGACGCCTATGTCGCCGCCCGCACGCTCGATCCCGCCGCCGCGGCGCTGAGACCGGTGGACCGCGCCGCCACCATCGCCAAATTCGCGCGACTGGTGAACGCCGATCCGGACGAACTCTGCTGGGTCCAGTCCACCACCATGGGCGAACAGGCCGTGCTCCGCGCGCTGGGCTTCCCGCACAGGAGCGGCCGCATCGTCACCGACACGCTGCATTTCTATGCCGGCTTCCCCATGTATCAGGAACTGGCGAAACAGGGCGTCGATGTCGCCTGGGTGCAGGCGCGCGACGGCCGTATCGACATGAACGACATGGCCAAAGCCATCACCCCCGGCACGACGCTGGTCAGCCTCTCGCTCGTCTCCACCTATAATGGCTTCCAGCACGACCTGAAGGCCGTCTGCGACCTCGCCCATGCCGCCGGCGCACTGGTCTATGCCGACATCATTCATGCCGCCGGCGCGATTCCCGTCGATCTTCACGCCGGCAGCGTCGATTTCGCCGCCTGCGCCACCTATAAATGGCTGATGGGCGATTTCGGCCTCGGCTTCCTCTATGCCCGGCGGGGCGTGCTGGATGCCCTGCCGCTGGCCGATTTCGGCTATTATGGCTTCGCCGCGCCCGGCGCCCCGCCCGGCATCGCCCTGTCGCCGCCGCAAACCCATGTCTATCCGATGGACCCGCCCGGAAATGAACCGGTCAGCTACGCCATCCGCCCCGGTACGCTCGGCCATTTCGGCACCGGCACCTATGCGCAGGCGGTGGTCGCCGCGATCGACCATGGCCTCGACCATATCGCTACCCTCACCGTCCCTGCGATCCAGGCCCATGCCCAAAGCCTGATCGCCCCGCTCCGCGACGGCCTGAGCGCGAAAGGCTATCGCCTTATCACCCCGCCCGGCACAACCACGCCGCTGCTGACCGCCCTGCTGCCCAACGCGAAGACCCGCCTCGCCGACCCACTGGCCAAGGCGCAGGTGCGCATCTCGCTGCACGATCATCATTTCCGCATCGCGCCGTCGATCTTCAACGACAGGGCGGATGTGGACCGCCTGCTCGCCGCGCTACCCCGCGCCTGA
- a CDS encoding RidA family protein, producing the protein MKRLLATALLLAAAPAFAQPALAQPAAAPQALPAKLPFSPSIRVGDLLFMSGQIGQVPEGMDKHKEGFDAAVKGAMDSIGKILASNGLDFGHVVKCTVMLDDMADWPRFNAAYLPYFEGKRLPTRSAFGADGLALGAPLEVECIAAFT; encoded by the coding sequence ATGAAGCGCCTTCTCGCCACCGCCCTGCTGCTGGCCGCCGCACCCGCCTTCGCCCAACCCGCGCTGGCCCAGCCCGCCGCCGCGCCGCAAGCCCTGCCCGCCAAGCTCCCCTTTTCGCCGTCGATCCGGGTCGGCGACCTCCTCTTCATGTCCGGCCAGATCGGTCAGGTGCCCGAAGGCATGGACAAGCATAAGGAAGGCTTCGACGCCGCGGTGAAGGGGGCGATGGATTCGATCGGCAAGATATTGGCGAGCAACGGCCTGGATTTCGGCCATGTCGTCAAATGCACGGTCATGCTGGACGACATGGCCGACTGGCCGCGCTTCAACGCCGCCTATCTCCCCTATTTCGAAGGCAAACGCCTTCCCACCCGCAGCGCCTTCGGCGCCGACGGCCTGGCGCTGGGCGCCCCGCTCGAAGTGGAATGCATCGCCGCGTTCACATGA
- a CDS encoding Trm112 family protein: MIGHEIAPIDPWLLDKLVCPVTRTPLRWDGARGALVSEAAGLAFPVRDGVPVLVVREAVAI, translated from the coding sequence ATGATTGGGCATGAGATCGCCCCCATCGATCCATGGCTGCTGGACAAGCTGGTTTGTCCCGTGACGCGCACGCCGCTGCGCTGGGATGGCGCGCGCGGCGCGTTGGTGTCCGAGGCGGCGGGGCTGGCCTTTCCAGTGCGCGATGGCGTGCCTGTGCTGGTGGTGCGGGAGGCTGTGGCGATCTGA